Proteins encoded within one genomic window of Ranitomeya variabilis isolate aRanVar5 chromosome 4, aRanVar5.hap1, whole genome shotgun sequence:
- the LOC143768193 gene encoding C3a anaphylatoxin chemotactic receptor-like, producing MSALFCLLRSPGEYDEIDYDYYDKILQKTSIPLFSIVFALGIIGNGLVIWIAGFRMKNTISAVWFLHLAIADFLCCSSLPLRIADWAALFSHWPHFAYCIVNILLFNVNMSASVLLLTAMSIDRWVSVMWPFWAKVHRSRNLVRISAAIIWGLSVTVAGALYYVHDYHVGDLREWCLYDYSISPYNQELHLTIQWIRLVIMCVIPFLIIVTSYVTIFYKLRKSKRSQRSQRSSKIITAVISCFFICWFPYYIWPLTPWYYGDYRTFHTVHTITTSLACLNSCLNPIIYVFLTADFQHGFLSSIPSRLERAFGDHPNDLGRERGDAGDTRPTAV from the coding sequence ATGTCTGCCCTGTTCTGTCTCCTCAGGTCACCTGGCGAATACGACGAGATAGATTATGATTATTATGATAAGATTCTACAGAAGACGTCCATTCCATTATTCAGCATTGTTTTTGCTCTCGGGATTATCGGTAATGGATTAGTCATCTGGATTGCCGGATTCAGGATGAAGAACACAATCAGCGCCGTGTGGTTCCTCCACCTGGCCATCGCGGACTTCCTGTGCTGCTCATCTCTCCCCCTGAGAATTGCTGACTGGGCTGCACTTTTCTCACACTGGCCACATTTTGCTTATTGTATAGTGAACATTCTTCTGTTTAATGTGAACATGAGCGCCAGTGTTCTCCTCCTGACGGCCATGAGTATTGACCGCTGGGTGTCCGTCATGTGGCCATTCTGGGCCAAAGTCCATAGATCTCGTAACCTGGTGAGAATCAGTGCAGCGATCATCTGGGGGCTGAGCGTCACTGTGGCCGGTGCTCTGTATTATGTGCATGACTACCATGTAGGTGATCTACGTGAATGGTGTCTATATGATTATTCCATATCTCCTTATAACCAAGAGTTACATCTGACCATTCAGTGGATCAGATTGGTTATAATGTGTGTGATCCCGTTTCTTATCATCGTCACCTCTTATGTCACCATTTTCTACAAACTTAGAAAAAGTAAGAGATCCCAGAGATCTCAGAGATCCTCCAAGATCATCACCGCTGTTATATCGTGTTTCTTCATCTGCTGGTTTCCATATTACATCTGGCCACTAACACCCTGGTATTATGGAGATTACAGAACATTCCATACAGTGCACACTATCACTACCAGTCTGGCTTGTCTGAACAGCTGCCTGAATCCGATCATTTATGTGTTCCTGACAGCAGATTTCCAACACGGTTTCCTCAGCTCCATCCCCTCCAGGCTAGAAAGAGCCTTCGGTGACCATCCTAATGACCTGGGCAGAGAGCGAGGAGACGCAGGAGACACTCGCCCTACTGCTGTGTAA